One Micromonospora eburnea genomic region harbors:
- a CDS encoding LCP family protein encodes MLAALGLAGLHWLTHRYDRTVARQQLLDPAARQPRTDLSRALNYLLIGSDHRPGANPEDQRSDSILIVHVPAGMRQAYLISIPRDLLVTIPPAPGYGGGKDKVNSAYEHGGGGEAGARLLSTTLSQLTGIRFDGAALIDFSGFKEVIDLLGGIRMCVDTEVRSVHTKTLFTPGCQQMDGARALDYVRQRYDLPGGDYDRQRHQQQMLRAVLDKAGQTHLRDDPVKLDRVLRAAGSALTVDTNGVSLDDLLFAFRGLPADALHGVQVPSYPQIIDEVSYVVLDNGGGGLFDALRATRVPQWAGANPRWVNRL; translated from the coding sequence CTGCTCGCCGCGCTCGGGCTGGCCGGACTGCACTGGCTCACCCACCGGTACGACCGCACGGTGGCCCGGCAGCAACTGCTCGACCCGGCCGCCCGGCAACCGCGTACCGACCTGTCCCGCGCGCTCAACTACCTGCTCATCGGCTCCGACCACCGGCCGGGCGCCAACCCCGAGGACCAGCGCTCGGACAGCATCCTGATCGTGCACGTGCCGGCCGGGATGCGGCAGGCGTACCTGATCTCGATTCCGCGCGACCTGCTGGTCACCATCCCGCCAGCACCGGGCTACGGCGGCGGCAAGGACAAGGTCAACTCGGCGTACGAGCACGGCGGCGGCGGCGAGGCCGGTGCGCGGCTGCTCTCCACCACCCTGAGCCAGCTCACCGGGATCCGCTTCGACGGCGCCGCGCTAATCGACTTCTCCGGCTTCAAGGAGGTCATCGACCTGCTCGGCGGCATCCGGATGTGCGTCGACACCGAGGTCCGGTCGGTGCACACGAAGACCCTGTTCACCCCCGGCTGCCAGCAGATGGACGGCGCTCGGGCGCTGGACTACGTCCGGCAGCGCTACGACCTACCCGGTGGCGACTACGACCGGCAGCGCCACCAGCAGCAGATGCTCCGCGCGGTGCTCGACAAGGCCGGCCAGACGCACCTGCGCGACGACCCGGTGAAGCTCGACCGGGTGCTCCGGGCGGCCGGCAGCGCGCTGACCGTGGACACCAACGGCGTGTCGCTGGACGACCTGCTCTTCGCGTTCCGCGGGCTGCCGGCGGACGCGCTGCACGGCGTGCAGGTCCCGTCGTACCCGCAGATCATCGACGAGGTCTCGTACGTGGTGCTGGACAACGGCGGGGGCGGGCTCTTCGACGCGCTGCGGGCCACCCGCGTGCCGCAGTGGGCCGGGGCCAACCCGCGCTGGGTCAACCGGTTGTGA
- a CDS encoding rhodanese-like domain-containing protein — MFGPQVPSVPASAVPDDIYLLDVREDDEWTSGHAPAAHHLPMTELPARLAEVPDDREVAVICRSGGRSAQVVAYLLRNGWEQVCNVDGGMGDWAAAGRPVVTDDGQPGRVA; from the coding sequence GTGTTCGGACCCCAGGTTCCCAGCGTGCCCGCGTCGGCCGTGCCCGACGACATCTACCTGCTCGACGTCCGGGAGGACGACGAGTGGACCTCCGGCCACGCGCCGGCCGCCCACCACCTGCCGATGACCGAGCTGCCCGCCCGGCTGGCCGAGGTGCCCGACGACCGCGAGGTGGCCGTGATCTGCCGCTCCGGCGGGCGCTCCGCGCAGGTCGTCGCGTATCTGCTGCGCAACGGCTGGGAACAGGTGTGCAACGTCGACGGTGGGATGGGTGACTGGGCCGCCGCGGGCCGTCCCGTGGTCACCGACGACGGGCAGCCGGGCCGGGTCGCCTGA
- a CDS encoding flavin reductase family protein yields the protein MRPVWRCRACEAHWPCQPARLTLLVEYRHDRTALLVYLGGLMAEAGEQLGHATGLYERFLGWARARGGTMFHVNHEPGAEIHHTDPFAVPAGQRSPVRRLRGRLAAPVTLWTAPGPAGLTVSSTLVAEGEPDRLLGLVDPESDLWAAVEEAGRFAVAPLGPPHRQLADRFAGLFPSPGGLFAIGSWTDTPYGPVPSDAGGWAGCRLDAAREYGWGLLVEATIEAVDLAEETAPLLHYRGRYRELGG from the coding sequence ATGCGGCCGGTGTGGCGGTGCCGGGCGTGCGAGGCGCACTGGCCCTGCCAGCCGGCGCGGCTCACCCTGCTGGTCGAGTACCGGCACGACCGGACGGCGCTGCTGGTTTACCTCGGTGGGCTGATGGCCGAGGCCGGCGAGCAGCTCGGACACGCCACCGGCCTGTACGAGCGCTTCCTCGGCTGGGCGCGGGCCCGGGGCGGCACAATGTTTCACGTGAATCATGAGCCGGGGGCCGAGATCCACCACACCGACCCGTTCGCCGTGCCGGCCGGGCAGCGGTCACCCGTACGTCGGCTGCGCGGGCGGCTGGCCGCCCCGGTGACCCTGTGGACGGCGCCCGGGCCGGCCGGGCTGACCGTCTCGTCCACCCTGGTCGCCGAGGGGGAGCCGGACCGGCTGCTCGGGCTGGTCGATCCGGAGTCGGACCTGTGGGCGGCCGTCGAGGAGGCGGGACGGTTCGCGGTCGCGCCGCTGGGCCCGCCGCACCGGCAGCTCGCCGACCGGTTCGCCGGCCTCTTTCCGTCGCCCGGCGGCCTCTTCGCCATCGGCTCGTGGACCGACACCCCATACGGGCCGGTGCCGTCAGACGCGGGCGGGTGGGCCGGCTGCCGACTCGACGCCGCCCGGGAGTACGGCTGGGGTCTGCTGGTCGAGGCCACCATCGAGGCGGTCGATCTGGCCGAGGAGACCGCTCCGCTGCTGCACTACCGGGGCCGTTACCGCGAGCTGGGCGGCTGA
- a CDS encoding glycerophosphodiester phosphodiesterase: MTTPLVFAHRGSSYDLPEHTLAAYLRALDEGADGLECDVRLTRDGHLVCVHDRRLDRTSNGHGLVSARTLDELEALDFGSWHPGGVAADGDEPLDESHTRLLTLERLLDAVLAAGRPVRLLVETKHPSRYGGNVERCLVTTLRRYGLAEPGPDDPVRVTVMSFSPLAVRRIRDLAPGLPTVLLLEVLPRWLRLGRLPFGTRIAGPGIGLVRARPQLVPGLRAAGNQVYVWTVNEPEDLELVLAAGVDGVITDRPARALARLGR, from the coding sequence ATGACCACACCCCTGGTCTTCGCGCACCGCGGCTCGTCGTACGACCTGCCGGAGCACACCCTGGCCGCGTACCTGCGCGCGCTCGACGAGGGCGCCGACGGGCTGGAGTGTGACGTCCGGCTCACCCGTGACGGGCACCTGGTGTGCGTACACGACCGCCGACTGGACCGGACCAGCAACGGGCACGGGCTGGTCAGCGCGCGTACCCTCGACGAGTTGGAGGCGCTGGACTTCGGCTCGTGGCATCCCGGCGGGGTGGCGGCCGACGGGGACGAACCGCTCGACGAGTCGCACACCCGGCTGCTCACCCTGGAACGGCTGCTCGACGCCGTGCTGGCCGCCGGCCGGCCGGTCCGGTTGCTGGTCGAGACCAAGCATCCCTCCCGGTACGGCGGGAACGTGGAACGCTGCCTGGTCACCACCCTGCGCCGGTACGGCCTCGCCGAACCCGGTCCGGACGATCCGGTCCGGGTCACCGTGATGTCCTTCTCCCCGCTCGCCGTACGCCGGATCCGTGACCTGGCCCCCGGCCTGCCCACGGTGCTGCTGCTGGAGGTGCTGCCACGCTGGCTGCGGCTGGGCCGGCTGCCGTTCGGCACCCGGATCGCCGGGCCGGGGATCGGCCTGGTCCGGGCCCGCCCGCAGCTCGTCCCAGGGCTGCGGGCGGCCGGAAACCAGGTGTACGTCTGGACGGTGAACGAGCCGGAGGACCTGGAGCTGGTGCTGGCCGCCGGGGTGGACGGGGTGATCACCGACCGGCCCGCCCGGGCGCTGGCCCGCCTCGGCCGTTGA
- a CDS encoding LCP family protein encodes MPVQTSRRPPSLEPGAPGRVPPIVPPQAGAGRRRGPGAPKKRAKRKDPLWARLTLIFGAVLMMTSGVAIVGAKAIIGQATSSIDQGNLLGEAGKTKAEGGKNLKGPIDMLLLGVDARERWAADDVRSDTIIILHIPASHDQAYLISIPRDTEVEIPGHGTNKINAAFFFGAQNGGGWEGGAQLMAKTIKQKTGIGFDGAAIINFGGFKSVIDALGTVRICVSSDVKSAHMSLVDGKPMWNADAKKTGKPRTAVVHKKGCKEMEGWEALDYARQRYSVAGGDYGRQQNQQQLIKAMAKKATENGMLTNPIKLNQLIQAAGKAFILDTGGVPIADFIFTLKGVTGNDLVTLRTNGGTYATNSNGRESLNDLSKEMFRAVKDDRLADFVVANPEVLSTRK; translated from the coding sequence ATGCCGGTTCAGACCAGCCGTCGCCCTCCGTCACTGGAGCCCGGAGCACCCGGGCGGGTGCCCCCGATCGTTCCACCACAGGCCGGCGCAGGGCGGCGACGTGGCCCCGGCGCACCGAAGAAGCGGGCCAAGCGCAAGGATCCGCTGTGGGCACGGCTGACCCTGATCTTCGGCGCGGTGCTGATGATGACCAGCGGCGTCGCCATCGTCGGCGCCAAGGCGATCATCGGTCAGGCCACCAGCAGCATCGACCAGGGCAACCTGCTCGGCGAAGCGGGCAAGACCAAGGCCGAGGGCGGCAAGAACCTCAAAGGCCCGATCGACATGCTGCTGCTCGGCGTCGACGCCCGGGAACGCTGGGCGGCCGACGACGTCCGGTCGGACACCATCATCATCCTGCACATCCCGGCCAGCCACGACCAGGCGTACCTGATCTCGATCCCGCGGGACACCGAGGTGGAGATCCCAGGGCACGGCACCAACAAGATCAATGCCGCCTTCTTCTTCGGCGCGCAGAACGGTGGCGGCTGGGAGGGCGGCGCCCAGCTGATGGCCAAGACCATCAAGCAGAAGACCGGGATCGGCTTCGACGGCGCCGCGATCATCAACTTCGGCGGTTTCAAGAGCGTCATCGACGCGCTCGGCACGGTCAGGATCTGTGTGAGCAGCGACGTCAAGTCGGCACACATGTCGCTGGTCGACGGTAAGCCGATGTGGAACGCGGACGCCAAGAAGACCGGCAAGCCGCGCACCGCGGTGGTGCACAAGAAGGGCTGCAAGGAGATGGAGGGCTGGGAGGCCCTCGACTACGCCCGCCAGCGGTACAGCGTGGCGGGCGGCGACTACGGCCGCCAGCAGAACCAGCAGCAACTGATCAAGGCGATGGCGAAGAAGGCCACCGAGAACGGCATGCTGACCAACCCGATCAAGCTGAACCAGCTGATCCAGGCGGCCGGCAAGGCCTTCATCCTGGACACCGGCGGCGTGCCGATCGCCGACTTCATCTTCACCCTCAAGGGCGTCACCGGCAACGACCTGGTCACCCTGCGCACCAACGGCGGCACCTACGCCACCAACAGCAACGGTCGGGAATCGCTCAACGACCTGAGCAAGGAGATGTTCCGGGCGGTCAAGGACGACAGGCTCGCCGATTTCGTGGTCGCGAACCCGGAGGTCCTCTCCACCAGGAAGTGA
- a CDS encoding UDP-glucuronic acid decarboxylase family protein, which produces MKVAPRFGSGHRVLVTGGAGFVPSHLVDRLIERGCTVVVLDNFVTGSKENISHLLEMPTFTLIEADISDGLPTDHPAMAERFDAILHMASPASPTDFEKLPVEILRVGSVATLHLLERATADGARFLMASTSEAYGDPKEHPQRETYWGNVNPIGIRSVYDEAKRFSEAATMAYHRSRGTDTAIVRIFNTYGPRMRPDDGRAIPTFISQALRGEPITVHGTGNQTRSICYVDDLVRGILLLLDSTETGPINCGTEHEMSMRQLAETIVSLTGSTSEVSYITRAADDPEMRRPDLTLARELLGYEPTVAPEDGLRRTIEYFRGRLGY; this is translated from the coding sequence ATGAAGGTTGCTCCTCGCTTCGGGTCCGGGCATCGGGTTCTTGTCACCGGTGGTGCCGGCTTCGTGCCGTCGCACCTGGTCGATCGGCTCATCGAGCGTGGCTGCACGGTCGTGGTGCTCGACAACTTCGTCACCGGTTCCAAGGAGAACATCTCCCACCTGCTGGAGATGCCGACCTTCACGCTGATCGAGGCGGACATCTCCGACGGGCTGCCGACCGACCACCCGGCCATGGCCGAGCGGTTCGACGCGATCCTGCACATGGCCTCCCCGGCCAGCCCCACCGACTTCGAGAAGCTGCCGGTGGAGATCCTGCGGGTCGGCTCGGTCGCCACCCTGCACCTGCTGGAGCGGGCCACCGCCGACGGCGCCCGGTTCCTGATGGCCTCCACCTCCGAGGCGTACGGGGACCCGAAGGAGCACCCGCAGCGCGAGACGTACTGGGGCAACGTCAACCCGATCGGCATCCGGAGCGTCTACGACGAGGCCAAGCGGTTCTCGGAGGCGGCCACCATGGCGTACCACCGCAGCCGGGGCACCGACACCGCGATCGTCCGGATCTTCAACACGTACGGCCCGCGGATGCGGCCGGACGACGGCCGGGCCATTCCGACCTTCATCTCGCAGGCGCTGCGCGGCGAGCCGATCACGGTGCACGGCACCGGCAACCAGACCCGTTCCATCTGCTACGTGGACGACCTGGTACGCGGCATCCTCCTGCTGCTCGACTCGACCGAGACCGGCCCGATCAACTGCGGCACCGAGCACGAGATGTCGATGCGGCAACTGGCCGAGACGATCGTGTCGCTCACCGGAAGCACCTCCGAGGTGAGCTACATCACCCGGGCCGCCGACGACCCCGAGATGCGGCGCCCCGACCTCACGCTCGCCCGTGAGCTGCTGGGCTACGAGCCCACCGTGGCGCCCGAAGACGGCCTGCGACGCACGATTGAGTACTTCCGCGGGCGGCTAGGGTACTGA
- a CDS encoding LCP family protein: MSATTPAGIPLTRLSRSAGRAQVPGPGQGTTGRARVAGDRRHPSYEDEPRSGGPAGPGGPGGPGGPGGPGGGPGRQGPRPRWGRIALVAGAAVVVLALLAGAGVWFYARNLDDDLRRTDPFSEITDGRPAKKVDGALNILLAGTDSRDPDAQMDKAGKWRADTLILMHIPADHKTAYLVSIPRDLYVPIPENAGASCDSGSRNKINAAFAFGGLPLAVKTVECFTDVRIDHVMAIDFGGFKEVTDALGGVDLKVDRTITSIHKPYRTFTKGVNHMTGAEALDWVRQRKQFPDGDFARMRHQQEFLKALMDKAASTGTLTNPKKLNSFLKAVTSAVTVDQGFSLTDMALEFRNLRGENLTFITSPNLGGRDVDGQSVVVSDRERALAMYQAISADRMADWVQANQRDNGTGN; this comes from the coding sequence ATGTCAGCGACCACGCCTGCCGGTATTCCGCTCACCCGGCTGAGCCGGAGCGCGGGCCGCGCCCAGGTCCCCGGCCCCGGCCAGGGCACCACCGGACGCGCCCGCGTCGCCGGCGATCGCCGGCACCCGTCGTACGAGGACGAGCCGCGCTCCGGCGGGCCCGCCGGCCCTGGCGGACCCGGTGGCCCCGGTGGCCCCGGCGGGCCGGGTGGCGGCCCGGGGCGGCAGGGTCCGCGCCCGCGCTGGGGGCGGATCGCCCTGGTGGCCGGCGCGGCGGTGGTGGTGCTCGCGCTGCTCGCCGGCGCGGGGGTGTGGTTCTACGCCCGCAACCTCGACGACGACCTGCGCCGCACCGACCCCTTCTCGGAGATCACCGACGGGCGGCCCGCCAAGAAGGTCGACGGCGCGCTCAACATCCTGCTGGCCGGCACCGACTCCCGGGACCCGGACGCCCAGATGGACAAGGCCGGCAAGTGGCGGGCGGACACCTTGATCCTCATGCACATCCCGGCCGACCACAAAACGGCCTACCTGGTCTCCATCCCGCGTGACCTGTACGTGCCGATCCCGGAGAACGCCGGCGCGTCCTGCGACTCCGGTTCGCGGAACAAAATCAACGCGGCCTTCGCGTTCGGCGGTCTGCCGCTCGCGGTGAAGACCGTGGAGTGCTTCACCGACGTCCGGATCGACCACGTCATGGCAATCGACTTCGGCGGGTTCAAGGAGGTCACCGACGCGCTCGGCGGCGTCGACCTCAAGGTCGACCGGACGATCACCTCGATTCACAAGCCGTACCGGACGTTCACCAAGGGCGTGAACCACATGACCGGTGCCGAGGCCCTGGACTGGGTCCGGCAGCGCAAGCAGTTCCCCGACGGCGACTTCGCCCGGATGCGTCACCAGCAGGAGTTTCTCAAGGCGCTGATGGACAAGGCGGCCAGCACCGGCACATTGACCAACCCCAAGAAGCTGAACAGTTTCCTCAAGGCGGTCACCAGCGCGGTCACGGTCGACCAGGGATTCTCCCTGACCGACATGGCGCTGGAGTTCCGGAACCTCCGCGGGGAGAACCTGACCTTCATCACCAGCCCCAACCTGGGCGGACGGGACGTCGACGGCCAGTCGGTGGTGGTCTCCGACCGCGAGAGGGCGCTGGCGATGTACCAGGCCATCAGCGCGGACAGGATGGCCGACTGGGTGCAGGCCAACCAGCGGGACAACGGTACGGGCAACTGA
- a CDS encoding DUF5926 family protein: MSKRRKAQRATAEVTPKREKVRDVFVPRPFDGLVDEPEWIALRELVPAATAPLRLTPELVEEYGERPVTLATVLPMAAPAMTKPDGRIFVGLQRHQQSGDVSRDLADALLCALRTEPGGQVAVPPLPGPGPRLQDILMDGPLEISMHDGFEFWLDPGATENPNVQASLERANAAVYPTVKLAAARAAYWCQVPEKAHVRWVLPDDEDTALDALSRLSVAGTLPLGDNTRFAGMFRAHGRLVPVWDLPEEVPAADWEEPVAEFTKRYAEALAERAPLDAAGRRARQGLLGRQLTLR; encoded by the coding sequence ATGAGCAAGCGTCGGAAGGCCCAGCGGGCCACCGCCGAGGTGACCCCGAAGCGGGAGAAGGTGCGCGACGTCTTCGTGCCCCGACCGTTCGACGGGCTGGTTGACGAGCCGGAGTGGATCGCGCTGCGCGAGCTGGTTCCGGCCGCCACCGCGCCGCTGCGGCTGACTCCCGAACTGGTGGAGGAGTACGGCGAGCGGCCGGTCACCCTGGCCACTGTGCTGCCGATGGCCGCCCCGGCGATGACCAAGCCGGACGGGCGGATCTTCGTCGGACTGCAGCGGCACCAGCAGTCCGGTGACGTCTCCCGGGACCTGGCGGACGCGCTGCTCTGCGCCCTGCGTACCGAGCCGGGCGGCCAGGTGGCGGTGCCACCGCTGCCCGGCCCGGGGCCTCGCCTGCAGGACATCCTGATGGACGGCCCGCTGGAGATCAGCATGCATGACGGGTTCGAGTTCTGGCTCGACCCGGGGGCGACCGAGAACCCGAACGTGCAGGCATCGCTGGAGCGGGCCAACGCGGCGGTCTACCCGACCGTGAAGCTGGCGGCGGCCCGGGCCGCGTACTGGTGCCAGGTGCCGGAGAAGGCGCACGTGCGCTGGGTGCTGCCGGACGACGAGGACACGGCGCTCGACGCGCTGTCCCGGCTGAGCGTGGCCGGCACGCTCCCCCTCGGCGACAACACCCGCTTCGCCGGCATGTTCCGGGCGCACGGCCGCCTGGTGCCGGTCTGGGACCTGCCCGAGGAGGTCCCGGCCGCCGACTGGGAGGAGCCGGTGGCCGAGTTCACCAAGCGGTACGCCGAGGCGCTGGCGGAGCGGGCGCCGCTCGACGCCGCCGGGCGCCGGGCCCGTCAGGGTCTCCTCGGCCGCCAGCTCACCCTGCGCTGA
- a CDS encoding ATP-binding protein: protein MVVPHHATGARLARHRLADELADVVPPALLADLVAVLAELVGNAVRHADPLPGGVVRVAWRLRPAAEGQRVQLRVTDGGSASGPLMRPSAPEAIDGRGLHIVAGLASRWGVERDGLGQSVWAEFDPAGLTRPDLVIAG from the coding sequence GTGGTGGTGCCCCATCACGCGACCGGCGCACGCCTGGCTCGGCACCGGCTCGCCGACGAGCTGGCAGACGTCGTACCCCCGGCCCTGCTGGCGGACCTCGTCGCGGTCCTCGCCGAGTTGGTCGGCAACGCCGTACGCCACGCCGACCCCCTGCCCGGCGGAGTGGTCCGGGTGGCCTGGCGGCTGCGCCCGGCGGCAGAGGGGCAGCGCGTCCAGCTCCGGGTCACCGACGGTGGCTCCGCGTCGGGTCCGCTGATGCGTCCGTCGGCCCCGGAAGCGATCGACGGACGCGGGCTGCACATCGTCGCCGGCCTCGCCAGCCGCTGGGGAGTCGAGCGGGACGGCCTCGGCCAGAGTGTCTGGGCCGAATTCGATCCGGCCGGCCTGACCCGGCCTGACCTGGTCATCGCCGGCTGA
- a CDS encoding PAS domain-containing sensor histidine kinase — translation MPERTDYPALIAGHTGVITLINSGASGLPVLTRLLRVVQPAVGAAGLAFVEFTPAGGRVIAATGSAEFVVGRPLPASDPATVCLLAGPALRQVRLDAVPGTLADEVAGRGMRQMIVARAEVAGLTVGSLHALYPDGEPLDDSQRGVIGYVAACVAHLYGDQTGLPVHGDGPVVAALADGLAVVDRADHVRLWNPAAAQVTGRPSIEALNRPFPFPLPPSGQVLDHRMPDGRWLRITSGELPGPGALRVVTFRDITDQRHRDHDRDLFVAVTSHELRTPVTVIKGYADTLTDHWESLSDDDRRHAARIIGQRANELARLVDRLLTAATENRRGEPAAPFDLADALRAAVTDLPADVRHRIVLDLPAGLPKALGDRHSLATVLTELGTNAGKYSLPDTPIEVTAEANERTVSFRVADRGIGIRPEHVERAFDRFWQGESGDRRRYPGAGLGLYLVRQIVEQQNGWVSLRPRAGGGTVAEVWLPRG, via the coding sequence ATGCCGGAGCGAACCGACTACCCCGCACTCATCGCCGGGCACACCGGTGTGATCACGCTGATCAACTCTGGGGCCTCCGGACTGCCCGTGCTCACCCGCCTGCTGCGGGTGGTTCAGCCCGCGGTGGGCGCGGCCGGCCTGGCGTTCGTCGAGTTCACCCCCGCCGGCGGGCGGGTGATCGCGGCGACCGGCAGCGCCGAGTTCGTCGTCGGCCGGCCACTGCCGGCGAGCGACCCGGCCACCGTCTGCCTGCTCGCCGGCCCCGCCCTGCGTCAGGTCCGGCTGGACGCCGTCCCCGGGACACTCGCCGACGAGGTGGCCGGGCGAGGGATGCGCCAGATGATCGTGGCACGCGCCGAGGTCGCCGGCCTCACCGTGGGTAGCCTGCACGCGCTCTATCCGGACGGGGAGCCGCTCGACGACTCCCAGCGCGGCGTCATCGGGTACGTCGCCGCCTGCGTCGCCCACCTGTACGGCGACCAGACCGGCCTGCCCGTGCACGGCGACGGCCCGGTGGTGGCGGCGCTCGCCGACGGCCTCGCGGTGGTGGACCGCGCGGACCACGTACGGCTGTGGAACCCCGCCGCCGCGCAGGTGACCGGCCGCCCGAGCATCGAGGCGCTGAACCGCCCGTTCCCGTTCCCGCTGCCCCCGTCCGGGCAGGTGCTCGACCATCGGATGCCGGACGGCCGCTGGCTGCGGATCACCTCCGGGGAGCTGCCCGGTCCGGGGGCGCTCCGGGTGGTCACCTTCCGGGACATCACCGACCAGCGGCACCGCGACCACGACCGCGATCTCTTCGTCGCGGTGACCAGCCACGAGCTGCGTACCCCGGTAACCGTGATCAAGGGGTACGCGGACACCCTCACCGACCACTGGGAGTCGCTCAGCGACGACGACCGGCGGCACGCCGCCCGGATCATCGGGCAGCGGGCCAACGAGCTGGCCCGGCTGGTCGACCGGCTGCTCACCGCCGCCACGGAGAACCGGCGCGGCGAGCCGGCCGCCCCCTTCGACCTCGCCGACGCGCTGCGGGCGGCGGTCACCGACCTGCCGGCGGACGTCCGGCACCGGATCGTCCTCGACCTGCCGGCCGGACTGCCGAAGGCGCTCGGCGACCGGCACAGCCTGGCCACCGTGCTCACCGAGCTGGGCACCAACGCCGGAAAGTACTCCCTGCCCGACACCCCGATCGAGGTCACCGCCGAGGCGAACGAGCGGACCGTGTCCTTCCGGGTCGCCGACCGGGGCATCGGCATCCGGCCGGAGCACGTCGAGCGGGCGTTCGACCGGTTCTGGCAGGGGGAGTCCGGCGACCGCCGGCGCTACCCGGGGGCCGGACTGGGCCTGTATCTGGTCCGCCAAATTGTTGAACAGCAGAATGGATGGGTATCCCTCCGACCGAGGGCCGGTGGGGGTACGGTCGCAGAGGTGTGGCTGCCCCGGGGATGA
- a CDS encoding solute symporter family protein, with the protein MNIVLAAEAGSHTARNLTITLFLIFVAITLAITVWASRQTKTATDFYAGGRSFSGFQNGMAIGGDYMSAASFLGIAGIIALNGYDGFLYSIGFLVAWLVALLLVAELLRNSGRYTMADVLAFRMRQRPVRTAAAVSTITVSIFYLLAQMVGAGALVALLLGIKPGSTFLGMDADTAKVATIILVGALMIIYVTVGGMKGTTYVQIVKAFLLMTGAVVMTLLVLAKYKFNLSSLLGDAAHASGKGAAFLEPGLKYGVETPGDALKTFYSKMDLLSLGIALVLGTAGLPHILIRFYTVPTAKAARKSVLWAIGIIGLFYLLTLALGFGAAALVGGKAITAQDKAGNTAAPQLAEALGRDFFGGSLGGATLLAIIAAVAFATILAVVAGLTLASSSSLAHDFYANVIKRGQASERQEVKVARISALVIGAVSIVLSIFAQNLNVAFLVALAFAVAASGNLPAILFSLFWKRFNTSGAVWAIYGGLIAAVVLVFFSPVVSGAPTAMFPEHDWHWFPLSNPGIISIPIGFLCGWIGTLLSKEHDEEKYAELEVRALTGAGAH; encoded by the coding sequence ATGAACATCGTCCTCGCGGCTGAGGCGGGCAGCCACACCGCCCGCAACCTCACCATCACGCTCTTCCTGATCTTCGTCGCGATCACGCTGGCCATCACCGTCTGGGCCAGCCGGCAGACCAAGACCGCGACCGACTTCTACGCCGGTGGCCGCTCCTTCTCCGGCTTCCAGAACGGCATGGCGATCGGCGGGGACTACATGTCGGCCGCGTCCTTCCTCGGCATCGCCGGCATCATCGCCCTGAACGGCTACGACGGCTTCCTCTACTCGATCGGGTTCCTGGTCGCCTGGCTGGTCGCGCTGCTGCTCGTCGCCGAGCTGCTGCGTAACTCCGGCCGGTACACGATGGCCGACGTGCTGGCGTTCCGGATGCGCCAGCGGCCGGTCCGGACCGCGGCGGCGGTCTCCACCATCACCGTGTCGATCTTCTACCTGCTGGCCCAGATGGTCGGCGCGGGCGCGCTGGTCGCGCTGCTGCTCGGCATCAAGCCGGGCAGCACCTTCCTCGGCATGGACGCCGACACCGCGAAGGTCGCCACCATCATCCTGGTCGGCGCCCTGATGATCATCTACGTCACGGTCGGCGGCATGAAGGGCACCACGTACGTCCAGATCGTCAAGGCGTTCCTGCTGATGACCGGCGCGGTCGTGATGACCCTGCTGGTGCTCGCCAAGTACAAGTTCAACCTGTCGTCGCTGCTCGGCGACGCGGCGCACGCCTCCGGCAAGGGAGCCGCCTTCCTCGAACCCGGACTCAAGTACGGGGTGGAGACACCCGGCGACGCGTTGAAGACCTTCTACAGCAAGATGGACCTGCTGTCGCTCGGCATCGCCCTGGTGCTCGGCACGGCCGGCCTGCCGCACATCCTGATCCGGTTCTACACCGTGCCGACCGCCAAGGCGGCCCGGAAGAGCGTGCTCTGGGCGATCGGCATCATCGGGCTGTTCTACCTGCTCACCCTCGCCCTGGGCTTCGGCGCGGCGGCGCTGGTCGGCGGGAAGGCCATCACCGCGCAGGACAAGGCCGGCAACACCGCCGCGCCGCAACTCGCCGAAGCGCTGGGCAGGGACTTCTTCGGCGGCAGCCTGGGCGGCGCGACACTGCTGGCGATCATCGCGGCGGTCGCCTTCGCCACCATCCTGGCGGTGGTCGCGGGGTTGACCCTGGCCTCGTCGTCCAGCCTGGCGCACGACTTCTACGCCAACGTGATCAAGCGCGGGCAGGCGTCGGAACGGCAGGAGGTGAAGGTCGCCCGGATCTCCGCCCTGGTGATCGGCGCGGTCTCGATCGTACTGTCGATCTTCGCGCAGAACCTGAACGTGGCCTTCCTGGTGGCGCTCGCCTTCGCGGTGGCCGCCTCGGGCAACCTGCCGGCGATCCTGTTCAGCCTGTTCTGGAAGCGGTTCAACACCTCCGGCGCGGTCTGGGCGATCTACGGCGGCCTGATCGCCGCCGTGGTGCTGGTCTTCTTCTCCCCGGTCGTCTCCGGGGCGCCGACGGCCATGTTCCCGGAACACGACTGGCACTGGTTCCCGCTGTCGAACCCGGGCATCATCTCGATCCCGATCGGCTTCCTCTGCGGCTGGATCGGCACGCTGCTGTCGAAGGAGCACGACGAGGAGAAGTACGCCGAACTGGAGGTGCGGGCGCTCACCGGCGCGGGCGCGCACTGA